Proteins encoded within one genomic window of Spirulina major PCC 6313:
- a CDS encoding RNA-guided endonuclease TnpB family protein — MPQVTTTLKLKFLDLNQVKADLFAQTTAECTALANRLLKMPLTERRKLTTAKVVTALSSALANQVIRNATSKSAKKVKQYRLMLPEVNKQNWKVAKVGDTYSLSFPTIKGVKRVPLEIAHPHHAAVLDRLLVRDEALEKGSLKLAKRRGQWYALCSITQDVPEVKSVHRVGCDRGQNNVAVVATPEGKSIFFKGGEVKHRRRRFQTLRTELQKAGKKRAIKKLNNKESRWMREVNHAISKAIARFADYHNADVVMEDLSGCRGTMRQSKQQRADAGNNRHRWAYYDLQLKTAYKMELLGRQLILRPAPYTSQSDSRNGILGKRSGHTFTGFDGWQANSDWNAARNIAKWDGFACPLGLYVPGDGVFDSPQDSGSPSASGRAEMQMGNSVNTQR; from the coding sequence ATGCCACAAGTCACGACTACCCTCAAGCTCAAGTTCCTTGACCTCAACCAGGTCAAGGCCGACTTGTTTGCCCAGACGACTGCGGAATGTACCGCTCTGGCAAACAGGTTGCTTAAGATGCCCCTGACTGAGCGGCGCAAGCTAACCACGGCAAAAGTTGTCACCGCTCTATCTTCGGCCCTGGCTAATCAGGTGATCCGCAATGCAACGTCTAAGTCTGCCAAAAAGGTTAAACAGTATCGACTGATGCTGCCTGAGGTTAACAAGCAGAACTGGAAAGTGGCCAAGGTGGGTGATACCTACTCGCTCAGTTTCCCCACAATTAAAGGGGTGAAGCGAGTGCCCTTAGAGATAGCGCATCCCCATCACGCAGCAGTGCTAGACAGGCTGTTGGTGAGGGATGAAGCCCTTGAAAAGGGGTCACTCAAGCTAGCCAAGCGCCGGGGTCAGTGGTATGCGCTGTGCAGCATCACCCAGGATGTTCCTGAGGTGAAATCAGTGCATCGGGTGGGTTGTGACCGTGGACAGAACAACGTCGCCGTCGTTGCCACCCCTGAAGGGAAGTCAATTTTCTTCAAGGGTGGTGAGGTCAAGCATCGGCGCAGGCGGTTCCAAACACTGAGGACTGAGCTACAGAAGGCTGGCAAAAAGCGGGCTATCAAAAAGCTCAACAATAAAGAGTCTCGTTGGATGCGTGAAGTTAATCACGCCATCAGCAAGGCGATTGCTCGGTTTGCGGACTACCATAATGCCGATGTGGTCATGGAGGATCTGTCCGGATGCCGGGGTACGATGCGGCAGTCCAAGCAACAGCGGGCTGATGCTGGCAATAACCGCCATCGATGGGCCTACTATGACCTACAGCTAAAGACGGCGTACAAAATGGAGTTATTGGGTAGGCAGCTAATTCTGCGCCCTGCTCCGTACACTAGTCAATCAGACTCACGCAACGGCATTCTAGGGAAGCGAAGTGGTCACACCTTCACGGGGTTTGACGGCTGGCAAGCGAACAGCGATTGGAACGCTGCCCGGAATATCGCTAAGTGGGATGGATTTGCATGTCCTCTGGGGCTATACGTTCCAGGGGATGGGGTCTTTGACAGCCCCCAGGACTCCGGTTCTCCCTCGGCTTCAGGTCGTGCAGAAATGCAAATGGGAAACTCAGTGAATACGCAGCGGTAA
- a CDS encoding glycosyltransferase, whose product MKPLKILISAYACRPHMGSEPGVGWNIMREVAQYHQVWLLTRQDNVALIREELAQNPIPNVQVIDCPVWGEGVWKRSLFGVHLHYYLWQIRAYFVAKQSHQEVMFDAIHHVTYVRYSTPSFLSLLPIPMLWGPVGGGEMAPAAFWQDFSLRAKVYEWVRVLAHRLGELDPFTGMTARRCQRVQATTTDTADRLKKLGCPAVELAPESGMAAAEIERLAACEWPAPEPLRAITMARLLHWKGIHLGIRAFAAAQVPTAEYWIVGDGPERSHLTQLAQDLGVGSQVKFTGRVPRDQAIAYLSQSHALIHPSLHDSGGWVCLEAMAAGRPVICLALGGPDRQVVPETGFKIPALNPEQAVQAMAAALQQLATQPELGQQMGKAGQERVKTLYSWSQRGQTLAATYNQLQKVP is encoded by the coding sequence ATGAAACCCTTGAAAATTCTCATCTCTGCCTATGCCTGTCGCCCGCATATGGGGTCTGAACCGGGAGTGGGTTGGAATATTATGCGGGAAGTGGCGCAGTATCATCAGGTGTGGTTGCTGACCCGTCAGGATAATGTGGCGCTGATTCGGGAAGAGTTGGCGCAGAATCCGATTCCCAATGTGCAGGTGATTGATTGTCCGGTGTGGGGGGAGGGGGTGTGGAAGCGATCGCTCTTCGGGGTTCATCTTCACTACTATCTCTGGCAGATTCGCGCCTATTTTGTTGCCAAACAGAGCCATCAAGAGGTGATGTTTGATGCGATCCATCACGTCACCTATGTGCGCTATTCCACACCGAGCTTTTTATCGTTGTTGCCGATTCCGATGCTCTGGGGGCCGGTGGGGGGTGGCGAAATGGCTCCGGCGGCGTTTTGGCAAGATTTCAGCCTGCGGGCCAAGGTGTACGAATGGGTGCGGGTCTTGGCCCATCGCCTTGGTGAGCTTGACCCCTTCACGGGGATGACGGCGCGGCGGTGTCAGCGGGTACAGGCCACCACCACCGACACCGCCGATCGCCTCAAAAAACTGGGTTGTCCGGCGGTGGAGCTTGCGCCGGAATCGGGGATGGCGGCGGCGGAAATTGAACGCTTGGCGGCCTGTGAATGGCCCGCGCCGGAGCCGTTGCGGGCGATTACGATGGCGCGGCTGTTGCATTGGAAGGGGATTCATTTGGGAATTCGTGCCTTTGCGGCGGCTCAGGTGCCGACGGCGGAATATTGGATTGTGGGGGATGGGCCGGAGCGATCGCACCTCACCCAACTGGCCCAAGACTTGGGTGTGGGGTCCCAGGTGAAATTCACCGGCCGCGTGCCCCGTGATCAAGCGATCGCCTATCTCAGCCAATCCCACGCCCTCATCCATCCCAGCCTCCACGATTCCGGCGGCTGGGTTTGTTTAGAAGCCATGGCCGCCGGTCGGCCCGTGATCTGCCTCGCCCTAGGGGGGCCCGATCGCCAAGTTGTCCCAGAAACCGGGTTTAAGATTCCGGCCCTAAATCCAGAGCAAGCCGTGCAAGCCATGGCCGCAGCCCTACAGCAGTTAGCCACCCAACCGGAATTAGGGCAGCAAATGGGGAAAGCGGGTCAAGAGCGGGTTAAAACCCTCTACAGTTGGAGTCAACGCGGCCAAACCCTGGCCGCCACCTACAATCAATTGCAGAAAGTCCCGTGA